From the Lathyrus oleraceus cultivar Zhongwan6 chromosome 4, CAAS_Psat_ZW6_1.0, whole genome shotgun sequence genome, one window contains:
- the LOC127076588 gene encoding non-specific phospholipase C4 isoform X1, with protein sequence MTSNSSPTNSYPIKTVVVLVQENRSFDHMLGWMRSLNPKINGVTGSESNPISTSNPNSKRVQFSDRSIYVDPDPGHSIQDIYEQIFGEPWSEASAAKKLPPMMEGFAQNATRQEKPKEATTLTMTEAVMNGFKPDLVPVYKELVKEFAICDNWFASVPASTQPNRLYVHSATSHGLTSNDPYKLIGGLPQKTIFDSLDENGFTFGIYYQQPPSTLFYRNLRQLKYIDNFHEFGLTFKNHCEEGKLPNYVVIEQRFFDLFSIPANDDHPSHDVGEGQKLVKEVYEALRDSPQWNEMLFVITYDEHGGFYDHMPTPVDGVPSPDDIVGPEPFKFKFDRLGVRVPTIFISPWVEPGKVLHEPCGPFPTSQYEHSSIPATVKKIFNLPNFLTKRDAWAGTFESLLTLTRPRTDCPEKLPDPIKLRETAAKERAKLSEFQEELVLLAATLNGDHRKSIYPDKLVENMCVSEAVIYVEDAFNTFLNECEKAKKNGADGSEIVDCANSCSTQSNSKNLFHKLLSCVTCDR encoded by the exons ATGACTTCAAATTCTAGTCCTACTAATAGCTATCCAATCAAAACGGTGGTCGTTTTGGTTCAAGAGAACCGTTCATTTGACCACATGTTGGGTTGGATGAGGTCCTTAAATCCAAAAATCAACGGTGTTACCGGTTCAGAGTCAAATCCAATTTCAACGTCCAATCCCAACTCAAAACGAGTTCAATTTAGCGACCGGTCAATATATGTTGACCCAGACCCCGGACACTCGATCCAAGACATTTACGAGCAAATTTTTGGAGAACCATGGAGCGAAGCCTCAGCAGCAAAGAAATTGCCACCAATGATGGAGGGCTTCGCTCAAAATGCGACGAGACAAGAGAAACCAAAAGAGGCAACAACATTGACAATGACGGAGGCGGTTATGAATGGGTTTAAACCCGATTTGGTTCCGGTTTACAAAGAGTTAGTTAAAGAGTTTGCAATTTGTGACAATTGGTTTGCTTCGGTTCCTGCATCGACCCAACCAAACCGACTTTATGTACATTCCGCCACATCACACGGGTTAACTAGCAATGACCCTTATAAGCTAATTGGAGGGTTACCTCAAAAGACAATATTTGATTCTTTGGATGAAAATGGGTTCACTTTTGGGATCTACTATCAACAGCCACCATCCACTCTTTTTTACAG GAATCTTAGGCAGCTGAAATACATAGATAACTTTCATGAATTCGGATTAACATTCAAGAATCATTGTGAAGAAGGGAAATTACCAAACTACGTGGTGATAGAACAAAGATTTTTCGACTTGTTCTCAATACCTGCAAATGATGATCACCCATCTCATGATGTTGGAGAAGGACAAAAACTTGTAAAAGAAGTGTATGAAGCACTAAGAGACAGTCCACAATGGAATGAAATGTTGTTTGTAATTACTTACGACGAACATGGAGGATTTTACGATCACATGCCAACGCCAGTGGATGGAGTCCCTAGTCCAGATGACATTGTTGGTCCTGAGCCATTCAAGTTTAAGTTTGATAGGCTTGGTGTTAGGGTTCCAACCATCTTTATTTCTCCATGGGTTGAGCCAGGAAAAG TGTTGCATGAACCTTGTGGACCTTTTCCAACATCACAATATGAGCATTCATCTATACCAGCAACTGTGAAGAAGATATTTAATCTCCCTAATTTTTTGACAAAGAGGGATGCATGGGCTGGAACATTTGAGAGCCTTTTAACTCTAACCCGCCCGCGAACCGATTGTCCAG AAAAATTACCCGACCCGATTAAACTACGAGAGACGGCTGCTAAAGAACGAGCCAAGTTGAGTGAATTTCAGGAAGAATTGGTATTACTGGCAGCAACTCTAAATGGAGATCATAGAAAGAGTATATACCCGGACAAGTTAGTCGAGAACATGTGTGTTTCTGAAGCAGTTATATATGTTGAGGACGCATTCAATACGTTCTTGAATGAGTGTGAAAAAGCAAAGAAAAATGGAGCTGATGGATCTGAAATTGTTGATTGTGCCAATTCATGTAGTACACAATCCAATTCCAAAAACTTGTTTCACAAGTTGTTGTCTTGTGTAACCTGTGATCGATGA
- the LOC127076588 gene encoding non-specific phospholipase C4 isoform X2, with translation MTSNSSPTNSYPIKTVVVLVQENRSFDHMLGWMRSLNPKINGVTGSESNPISTSNPNSKRVQFSDRSIYVDPDPGHSIQDIYEQIFGEPWSEASAAKKLPPMMEGFAQNATRQEKPKEATTLTMTEAVMNGFKPDLVPVYKELVKEFAICDNWFASVPASTQPNRLYVHSATSHGLTSNDPYKLIGGLPQKTIFDSLDENGFTFGIYYQQPPSTLFYRQLKYIDNFHEFGLTFKNHCEEGKLPNYVVIEQRFFDLFSIPANDDHPSHDVGEGQKLVKEVYEALRDSPQWNEMLFVITYDEHGGFYDHMPTPVDGVPSPDDIVGPEPFKFKFDRLGVRVPTIFISPWVEPGKVLHEPCGPFPTSQYEHSSIPATVKKIFNLPNFLTKRDAWAGTFESLLTLTRPRTDCPEKLPDPIKLRETAAKERAKLSEFQEELVLLAATLNGDHRKSIYPDKLVENMCVSEAVIYVEDAFNTFLNECEKAKKNGADGSEIVDCANSCSTQSNSKNLFHKLLSCVTCDR, from the exons ATGACTTCAAATTCTAGTCCTACTAATAGCTATCCAATCAAAACGGTGGTCGTTTTGGTTCAAGAGAACCGTTCATTTGACCACATGTTGGGTTGGATGAGGTCCTTAAATCCAAAAATCAACGGTGTTACCGGTTCAGAGTCAAATCCAATTTCAACGTCCAATCCCAACTCAAAACGAGTTCAATTTAGCGACCGGTCAATATATGTTGACCCAGACCCCGGACACTCGATCCAAGACATTTACGAGCAAATTTTTGGAGAACCATGGAGCGAAGCCTCAGCAGCAAAGAAATTGCCACCAATGATGGAGGGCTTCGCTCAAAATGCGACGAGACAAGAGAAACCAAAAGAGGCAACAACATTGACAATGACGGAGGCGGTTATGAATGGGTTTAAACCCGATTTGGTTCCGGTTTACAAAGAGTTAGTTAAAGAGTTTGCAATTTGTGACAATTGGTTTGCTTCGGTTCCTGCATCGACCCAACCAAACCGACTTTATGTACATTCCGCCACATCACACGGGTTAACTAGCAATGACCCTTATAAGCTAATTGGAGGGTTACCTCAAAAGACAATATTTGATTCTTTGGATGAAAATGGGTTCACTTTTGGGATCTACTATCAACAGCCACCATCCACTCTTTTTTACAG GCAGCTGAAATACATAGATAACTTTCATGAATTCGGATTAACATTCAAGAATCATTGTGAAGAAGGGAAATTACCAAACTACGTGGTGATAGAACAAAGATTTTTCGACTTGTTCTCAATACCTGCAAATGATGATCACCCATCTCATGATGTTGGAGAAGGACAAAAACTTGTAAAAGAAGTGTATGAAGCACTAAGAGACAGTCCACAATGGAATGAAATGTTGTTTGTAATTACTTACGACGAACATGGAGGATTTTACGATCACATGCCAACGCCAGTGGATGGAGTCCCTAGTCCAGATGACATTGTTGGTCCTGAGCCATTCAAGTTTAAGTTTGATAGGCTTGGTGTTAGGGTTCCAACCATCTTTATTTCTCCATGGGTTGAGCCAGGAAAAG TGTTGCATGAACCTTGTGGACCTTTTCCAACATCACAATATGAGCATTCATCTATACCAGCAACTGTGAAGAAGATATTTAATCTCCCTAATTTTTTGACAAAGAGGGATGCATGGGCTGGAACATTTGAGAGCCTTTTAACTCTAACCCGCCCGCGAACCGATTGTCCAG AAAAATTACCCGACCCGATTAAACTACGAGAGACGGCTGCTAAAGAACGAGCCAAGTTGAGTGAATTTCAGGAAGAATTGGTATTACTGGCAGCAACTCTAAATGGAGATCATAGAAAGAGTATATACCCGGACAAGTTAGTCGAGAACATGTGTGTTTCTGAAGCAGTTATATATGTTGAGGACGCATTCAATACGTTCTTGAATGAGTGTGAAAAAGCAAAGAAAAATGGAGCTGATGGATCTGAAATTGTTGATTGTGCCAATTCATGTAGTACACAATCCAATTCCAAAAACTTGTTTCACAAGTTGTTGTCTTGTGTAACCTGTGATCGATGA